ACGGCTCCGCACGTTTGTGCGGACTTAAATATAATCAGTAGATTTGTGTTTACATTTATCTATGATTTATGACTAGTAGCTGTATTCTCTTATAtcaatttttcatttaaaatacacattggtaattaaaaaaaaatcgatgggCATGAAGGAGTCGATGATAATGCTCAGGTCTGTATAATAGGTGGACATTTCAAAATAACTTGATTAACAGATTCATCAGCTTCCCTACATCGAAGACAATGATTATCACATCGTATACAATGACGTGTCAGATTCCTCTTAACCGTGAAATATCGTGTTATAATCTACCATATGAGATAACATATTTCCTATGGAACATTGATTCTCTATACAAAAGCTTTGTGATACTAGTTTCAGTTACCATACCTTAGGTTCACGACAGAAAATATTCGTTGTCATCCAATAGCTTAATTTCACTATATATTCTTTACATTTTGTGTTAACTCCTAAAAAACATGTCATCTCTGCTTGATTGGCTGACACAGCCAACTCTAAATGAGGGGTTATGGATAAAGATTATTGAGGGTATCTCTTTTCAGTCATTTCGTTCCTTGAATAAAAATCTCTAGTGTATTGCATAACGATTATGCACGAGTTGGTCCATAGGAAGTTTGGTTGATGTAACTGATAGGCCCATTAGTCAAACGCAGCCCATGTTTTGTGATTCGACCAACTTACGCCCATACACGGTTGGTGTAGGCCCTCTTATACGTAAGGAAGCAATTTACGATAATATCCTTGACCTTCTTCCTCTTCGTAATAATGTCATTCTCGATAAATCGCTTCTAGGGTTTTCTTCACAATCACAAAGGGGGAAGATGAATTACGAAGGTAACGGAGATAGTGTCACTCTCGCCACCGATGACAATAACGACAAGGAGAACTACATAGCTAGGAAGAGCTCGCCATTCAAGTCTCGAGTATGTACACTTGATCTTTGTTCGATTCATTGGCTTCTTCCTGTTGTCATTTAGTAGCAGTTATGTGTTTGATAGTTTAAGCTATATAAAGAGTTAGGTTTGGGTGTATTATGCTATTGTAGAAGCCTCTGCCATTAGATGGTCTGCATTTATTCATTTGTTTCGCTTTGCAGGATTCTCATGATCTGGATAAGGATTCTTCAAGAAGCAGGGACAAGGACAAGGACAAGGAAAAGGGGCCTGATAAAGACAGGGACAGAGATAGGGAACGCGACCGCCATCGTAGAGATCGTCATAGGGACCGTAGCAGAGAACGTAGTGAGAAAAGGGAACGTGAGAGAGATGAtctcgatgatgatgatgatgacgatgatcATTACAGAAGTCGACACCGTCACAGGTACTTAATAGTCTGTTactattctttttctttaagtTGACGGTGTCATCACTTATCCACAGAAGCTCTCGCGATCGAGATAGAGAGGAGAGACACAGGCGACGGTCACGCTCTCGCTCCAGGAGCCGCTCTGAACGTAGGTCAAGATCCGAGCATAGGCGTAGGTCTCAACATAGATCACGTTCACGCTCACGCTCACGGTCTAAGAGGTACCTGCTTTCTCTGTTATTGCAATGTGTTGTGATGTCAAGTCAAAGAAACCccttatttttagtttttgatgtCTCTATTATCTTcaaacatgatataaatatatatatatgtgtacgCATCTTGAGGTTTATAGGCAGTTGATACTATCATATTTGTGAATGCATGAACAACCAAGATGTAGTATTATTTGGATGTTTATTTGTGTGTTACTTAGGTTTAGTGCAGCCATTTCTATTTCCTAGCTGTTTGTACTGATGTCTGACCTCTTGATAATTGCCCTTTCAGCAAGAGGGTAAGTGGATTCGATATGGCGCCCCCTGCTTCTGCAATGTTAGCTGCTACTGCTGTTGCTGCCGCAGGTATATGCTTCTTCATCTACCCAACATTATTTTGTTCCTTAACTGcttgttgtttttgattttaCGTAGTTTGGAAAGATCATTATCAATTACACGGTGTAACTTTGGTAAGCTGCATTTTAATTGCAGAGGGCTTTTAAATCCTTGCTCTCTTCATAGGAtgttttactatttttgttCCCTGGTGAAGTGGTTCTGGAACTGAGagagttttgtttttgtctttttttggtggtgtttgtttgtttttgtgtcttatctttgtaGTAAGAACTAAGAAGGCTATGTACAAGGAGGAATCAGTGCAACGGTTGTCATTGGTATTCTTTATCTTCGACTGGCAACTATATGCCTGTTTTCTAGCCTTAACAAGTTTTGCCAATTTTGAAACAGATattacattttcatattttaatattcataAGACGCTGATTTACTCTGTACTGGCGGATTTACTTGGTAGGAAGGTGTTGTAGCTTTGTACTTGTTGGCTGGTCTCTGCTTATCcggaaaataataatttctgaCTAACACTCTATGATGTCTACTACTTGTTATAGCAGGCCAGGTTCCTAGTGTGCCAGCTACTGCTGGTATTCCAGGGATGTTCCCTAACATGCTTGCAATGGTCCCTGGTCAGGTATTATCTATGTTTTACCTTTTTTCtcctgcttttttttttggcaaacaTGCTGAtaacttctctttttttttctcacctAGCAAATGGGCGCGCTTCCTTTACTGCCAATGCAGGCAATGACTCAGCAGGTAAGATTAACCAgtcttctttattttcttgttgTCTATCATTTGTCAAGATTCTCATACAATACTGTGTTATGGTCACAGGCAACTAGGCATGCTCGACGAGTCTATGTTGGTGGCCTTCCACCTACTGCAAATGAACAggtttttttatactttttgtCTATAATAGCTTTTAAAACCACAAATTTTGGCGATGTCATTTATGACTACTGAGAATGGATTTTCATGTTTTAGTCGGTTGCAACTTTCTTTAGCCAAGTGATGTCGGCGATTGGGGGAAACACTGCTGGGCCAGGTGATGATAGTTTCTTTGctttttgtttttagattttggacaGGTCTAGACAATTACTCACTCTCTCTTTGATTTTCATTCATAGGTGATGCGGTGGTCAATGTTTACATaaaccatgaaaagaagttcgCTTTTGTGGAGATGAGATCCGTTGAGGAGGCTAGTAATGCAATGGCATTAGACGGAATTATATTAGAGGTGATTATAATCTTCTTTCTCAGTTTAGATGTTCAGTTTTATCATCTTtatgaattaaaatatgtacTTTTCACATCTCCAGGGGGTTCCTGTAAAGGTGAGAAGGCCAACTGACTATAACCCGTCGCTTGCTGCAGCTCTTGGCCCGAGCCAGCCTAATCCCAGTCTCAATTTGGCGGCTGTTGGATTGTCTTCGGGGTCTACTGGTGGGCTTGAGGGTCCGGACCGCATTTTTGTTGGTGGGCTTCCTTATTACTTCACAGAGGAACAGATCAGGGAGCTCTTGGAGTCTTTTGGGCCCCTGAGAGGTTTTAACTTGGTTAAAGACAGGGAAACTGGAAACTCCAAGGGATATGCGTTTTGTGTTTTCCAAGATCCTTCAGTGACAGATATTGCTTGTGCCGCTCTAAACGGGATTAAGATGGGTGATAAGACACTTACAGTGAGGCGTGCAGTCCAGGGTGTGATTCAACCTAAACCTGAGCAAGAAGAAGTATTACTTCATGCTCAACAGCAGATTGCTTTGCAGGTGAGTGATTTGCTTCATGCTTTGTCTCTATAAATCGTCTGCCCTTTACTACTGTATATCTGAAGATCACTCATTAAGTATTGAACTTGGTGTAACAGAGGCTTATGCTACAACCGGGAGGCACGCCCACCAAGATTGTATGTTTGACTCAAGTGGTTACAGCTGATGATcttggagatgatgaagaataTGAAGACATAATGGAGGACATGAGACAAGAAGGTGGAAAATTCGGTAAGCAATGTTACTGCCATTTGCTAACAGTTACACTGTCCAAACTCTTGGTAATCCAAATCCATTGTTGTGTGCAGGTAACTTGGTGAATGTTGTGATTCCGAGGCCCAATCCTGATCATGATCCAACACCAGGAGTTGGAAAGGTCCGTTTTCTACTCTGAGAAACAGTGTTCCTTTTTACTAAGTTCATGATCACGAATCCCTCtgaatgatatttatattaatgcaGGTTTTCTTAGAGTATGCGGATGTAGATGGCGCAGCAAAGGCCAGATCGGGAATGAATGGAAGAAAATTTGGAGGAAACCAAGTGGTTGCTGTGTATTACCCCGAGAACAAGTTTGCACAAGGCGACTACGAAGGCTGATCTTTGTTTACTTTGGCTCTTAGCAAAAAAGATCTTTTGTTTGGGTTAATCTTATGTCTCTCTGCTTAATGGATATACTTGTTTGTCTAGAATAGTACTACATTATTATCAATTTAGTACCTGTCAAGAAGACATAAATAACCAAGGTGTATTGGATAATTATAACCTCTGTCCTAAAGCGGGCGTTATTAGTCCGATTAAACCCAGCTCGGAAGGTTGCCATGGTAGAAAGGAGTTGATTGGTATGTGCCCGTTTTAACTGGAGAAATAAAGAAATTGGCGTTTAGTTTTGTAAAACCAATTCGCCCATATCCAACTAATGGAATGATGgaaattatgaaataaaataaatagaatcaATAATTGCAGACCAAATCATGTGTGTGGAAACAAGATTTGCATAGGATCAAGACTTTGCATAAATCGTGGCAAAGCGAAAGGGCTACAAACCCAAATCATTAACACTATATCAGAAACAAGATTTGGTCTTTCAAATGATCACTCATTACATTTTAGAATAACACTGAAATAGGAAAAAACTTGTCATGCAAGTAAACTGGGAATACAAACCGGTCAGATATCATGTTCTAGCAAACCGGTTCCCTTGAATCTCTCTTCCATTAATCCGTCGATTCGAGCTGCCATTTCCGGAGTCAAGTAGTTGCTCCAGTCTCCAACCTTTCCCTTTCTGAAATATGCGCtttttggataaaaattagaaGGAATGTCTTCTCTATTGTCTCAGGGTTTTGCAAGATCACACAAAGGAACTCGTATAAGAAGTACAAATTCTTATTAATCAATCAAAGGATAAAAGTCACTCAAAACCTTCAATCACAATCACTCATAAACTCACAGGATTAACCACACACATCGGTATCCTTATATAGAACTTAGGAAACTTCTAATCCTATAAGATAAACACAAATCATATATTTCCTAATCACTTTAGTAAATCATATCCTTATGTGATTAGGATAGCTTGAAACTCAAGCTAACTTCAAGTTTATCCCAACATTCCCCCCCCTTAAGCTTGAAGTTCTCTTCACTCACCATTTGGACACCGATCATCTTCCTCATCTCAGCAAACTTGATTCTTCCAAGAGACTTTGTCAAAATGTCTGCTCGTTGTTCACTACCTGGAACATGCTCCACCTCAACTTGCTCTTTCTCAACACACTCTCTAATAAAGTGAAACCTTCTATGTATATGCTTACTGCGACCATGAAATACTGGATTTTTCGTAAGAGCAATTGCAGACTTGTTGTCAACCTTTATGACTACCTTCTTACTAGACTGGCCGACAACTTCTCCCAATAGTTCCTGAAGCCATATTCCTTGTTTAGCTACTTCTGTTGCCGCCATAAACTCAGCCTCATATGAAGATAGAGCTACAATCTCTTGCTTACAAGAGCACCATGTTATCGGACTTGTATTCAAATAAAACACATGCCCTGTAGTACTTTTACCGTCGTCATTGTCAACATTATGAGATGCATCACTAAAGCCTATCAGTTCTAACCCCGTAGACCGCTCAAACATGAGGCCAAGCGAGACAGTCCCGCGTAGATAACGCATTACTTGTTTCAGGGCAGCACCGTGTGATTCCTTGGGATCATGCATATACCTACTTAGTACTCCAACGGAGAAGGATAGGTCTGGACGTGTGTGAAGTAAGTAACGCAGACACCCAATGCTTCTTCTGTAGTCTCTCTCATTAATACTCTTCTCCTCAACTGATTTTGATAGCTTTACATTAAAATCCATGGGTATAGAAACAGAGTTGCAAGTATCCATTCCACATTCTTCAAGAATTTTCCGAGCATAACGATCTTGTTTCAACGTAATGCCTTCTTGGCCCTGACACACTTCAATTCCCAAGTAATATGTTAGCCTTCCAAGATCACTCATCTCAAATCTTGACGCCATCTCCCTTTTAAACTGCAGAATCGAACTCGCTGAAGATCCTGTTACAAGCAGATCATCCACATAGACAACAACGACAAGCGTTCCACTCTTTTCTTCTTTCCTATATAGTGATGGCTCCTTTGAGCACCTCTGCAGTTTGAACTCACGCAAGATCTTGTTAAGTTTGATGTTCCAAGCCCGGGGGGCTTGTTTTAAACTGTAAAGAGCTTTCTTAAGCTTGTAAACTTTATTCTCCTTGCCTACAACTTCAAAGCCCTCTGGTTGAGTGACAAACACTTCTTCTCTTAGTTCTCCATGAAGAAACGCAGTTTTGACGTCAAGATGATGTATTTCCCATCCCTTTGACGCTGCGAGAGCTATCACTAATCGAATGGTTTCAATACGAGCCACTGGCGCGAAAACCTCATCGTAATCAATTCCTTGCTTTTGAACGTAGCCTTTAGCAACCAGTCGTGCCTTGTACTTAATGATAGTACCATCAGCGCTCCTCTTAATCTTGAACACCCATTTGAGACCAATAGGTTTTACTCCTAAAGGCAGATCAACAAGCTCCCACGTATGATTCTTCTCAATGCTGTAAATCTCATCTTCACAGGCGTCAATCCATACTTTTAGTTCCTTGGCTTCATTGAAGTCCCAAGGTTCATCATTCACTATTGTTAAGAGACGCTCACACTCTGCTTCGGCTAGCAAGACATAATCTTCAAGATAAGTAGGTTTGTTGCTTGTTCTTGTGGAACGTCTTAGGCGCGGTTGCTCATCTTGATCATCATCACTATTATCAccattctcttcttcatcctctcttTCATCTGCCTCTGCAGTCTCTAACTCACGATTTGGTTGAGTTATTTCATCATTCTCTTTGTTCTCCGCTGTTTCCTCCACTTCAAACGTGAAAGTTCCATCACTGTTATCTGGAGATGTCTTGTCGTTAATCCAGTTCCACCCTTTACCTTCATCAAATACAACATCTCGACTAACTACTATCTTCTTATTAGTAGGATCAAGCAGTCGAAAGGCTTTAGAGCCTGGTTCTGTTCCCAAGTGAACAAGGATCCTGGTCCTATCATCGAGCTTATTTCGTCCTACCGTATTGGTACTAGCAAAGCAGACGCAACCAAACACCTTGAGGTGTGAAATATTAGGTGGTTTACTTCTCAGAGCTTCATATGGTGTCTTGCCATTTAGTGTCTTTGTTGAGAGACGATTGATCAGATATGTTGAATGTCTAACAGCCTCGCCCCAGAGATGATTTGGTACCTTCATGTGTTTTAGTATACTCCTTGTCATCTCTAGGAGAGTTCTGTTTCGTCTCTCTACAACTCCATTCTGCTGAGGCGTATATGGTCCCGTCAAGTGTCTGTTAACGCCATTCCTTTCACAGTACGTAACAAAATCATGTGAACAGAACTCTCCACCTCTATCTGTCCGAAACGTTCCCAACTTAGTTTTTGTTTCAAGTTTGCTAGTACTTTGAACTTCTTGAACTTCTCGAGTGCTTCGCTTTTCTCCTGTAGCAACATAGTCCACATGTACCAAGAGTAGTCATCGATTAATACAAACACGTATCTCTTGTGAGCTGGAGTTGGAGGTGTGATGGGGCCGCAGAGATCGCCGTGGACCAGCTCAAGTGGTCGAGTAGCTCGATATGCAGTCGTTTTTGGAAACGACTTTCTCGTTTGCTTTCCAAGAAGACAGGACGTACATGTTTCTGTTTCAACTTTGATTGCTGGTATGCCAATCACCCGCTCTGTATTGATCATTGCCTTCATTGTATTGGTATTGATGTGTCCAAGGCGTGCGTGCCACCTTGATGACTCGCCTTTTGCTGTGATCTGAAGGCAGTCAAGGCTATCTACTTCAAGTATGACTTTGTATAGCCGGTTCTTCGTTCGAGTTATCTTTACCATCATCTTTCCGTATCGATCAAGCAAGATAAGTTGATCGTTTTTCATCTGAACTTTACACCCTGCTTCGGTGGCTTGACCCAAGCTAACTATGTTACTTTTTTAGTCCTGGAATGTAGTATACATTACCCAAGACTTTCTTCTCACCTCCTCTAAACACAAACTGAATTGATCCTTTTCCCTTAATGTCGATGCGAGAGTCATCTCCAAATCTCACCTTTCCGGTGATTGTTTCATCAAGTGTAGAAAAGAAAATTCTGTTACCACTCATATGGTTGCTTGCTCCATTATCCAAATACCACACGTCTCTTGCATCAAGGTTAGTATCAAACACGCTTGGGCTGACTCTCTGCTCGTTCAAATATACAAGCTCATGCATCATTAATTCATCAGCCTCTTGTGTTTCATCGGATTTCGTTTCCACTATCTCTTGAAGTTTAAGTCCTTGCTTGTCTGGACATTCAGATGCATAATGCCCTTGTTTATCGCAGTTGAAACAAGTAATACGAGAAAGATCACGTCCTTGTCCTGATTTATATGTGTCTCTTTGACTGTGAAAGTTCCCATATCTGCCACGACCTCTTCCTCTCCAAGCAGAGTGTCCTCCTCGTCCTCTGCCTCTAGCTCCACTAGAGCTACCAAATTGTTGTTGTTCAGAACTTGCATACATCAGCTTGCCTTGCTCGTCTGactgatcatcatcatcttcactaATTCTTTCTTCATAGGCTTTCAATCTCCCAATGATATCTTCAAACGTTGTGGTGTTTAGGTCGAGAACTTGTTCAAGAGAAGCCACAATGTGAATGTACTTCTTCCTTGGTAAGCTCTTTAGAAATTTTTTCACCAGTTTAGGTTCTTCTATCATCTCCCCTAATGAAGCAGACTTTGATGAGATCTCTGATAGTTTCCCGACAAAAGTATCAATTGTATCTTCATCTTTCATCTTGAGCCTATCAAATTCCGCCATTAGAGTTTGTAGCCTAGCTTCCTTTACTCTCTCAGCCCCAACATATCTCGTTTTTATTGCTTCCCACACACCTTTAGCCGTGTCTATGTCGCCTACTTGGAGGATCAATGCTTCAGGTATAGATTGAAACAGAAACGCGATTGccatattgtttttttcttcatctttgttTCCAGGATCGATTGTCTCCCACACTTTGCATACCTTAAGCGCTATCTTCATTCTCATGGACCATACTGTGTAATTTGAGGAAGTTAGCATTGGAAACTTAACAGAGGAAGGTCTAGCATCTTTGCCTACTACGGACTCTTCCTTTACATCGCTCATGATTGCTGCAACTTCAAAACTTCACTGtaaggctctgataccaaatattgtCTCAGGGTTTTGCAAGATCACACACAGGAACTCGTATAAGAAGTATCAAATTCTTATTAATCAATCAAAGGATAAAAGTCACTCAAAACCTTCAATCACAATCACTCATAAACTCACAGGATTAACCACACACATCGGTATCCTTATATAGAACTTAGGAAACTCCTAATCCTATAAGATAAACACAAATCATATATTTCCTAATCACTTTAGTAAATCATATCCTTATGTGATTAGGATAGCTTGAAACTCAAGCTAACTTCAAGTTTATCCCAACATTCTCTTCCTTCGGTACcctctctatctttctctccttTGTTGGCTTCAAGATTTTTCAACGTCTCAAAGCTGCAAAGATTCACTACCTCCTCAACAAcccctttcttctcttcttcagctGTGAATCCATAACCCATAAACTCAGCCAATCTCTTCACGTAAGGCAAAGTATCAGCTCTGATTGTCTCATACTTGAGGAACAAAATCTGATCAGGATTCTCTTGGTAAGCGTTCCAATACGACATGACATGATCTAGATAAGGACCGTACAAAGAAAGACCTTGACATAACTTGTCGAAAGACTCTTCTAGGGTATTGAGAGGGCCATTGTCTGACCTTTCCTTTTGGAAAAAATTCCACATGGACACAAATGTGTCCTTTGGGTCTCTCCAGATGTAAACCATCTTACAACCCGACTTCAAAATTGATTCGGGTAACAATCCATACGGGATATGAGTCGAGAAAAGAGTGTTCCCATTGTCATTGGCAACATCATCAACTTGAGGGACTAAAGAGAGTTCGCCCTCAATGAAATGAACAAGATCATGAGGGTTGCTTTTTAAGAGAGGGTTTGAGGAATGGTCAGAGCAAGATCGATTGGCGATAGCGAAAGCTAGAGCTTTGAGCCAAGTGGTGCCTGACTTTGGGTAGCTACAAACGAAAAAGTCAATGGGTCGTGCCTGGAAAAAGTCTTGTGCATGAAGCCAACCTTCAAGGAGAGGCTGTACTATCCAGTGACCACCGTACTGGATCAGCGTAGCTTTTGGCCTCCAGCCATTGGCGTGAGGAAACGAGGCGATTAGGTCTTGGTAACGTTTCTGATTCTTCTCGAACTCGCTTGACTCTCTCTCGGTCTCATCTTGGTGGTTCACTAGGGTCGCATCAGTAAGGGCTTTTGATGCCATTGGAAATAAAGAAAGAGAATGTGCGGAGTGGTCTTATATATGTTCTGTGGAGAGATGAGTTATGTAGTCTGTGTACGGATAATGGTTTAGTCATGCATGAAGCTATTTATACACGTGTTATATGATAATCTTCAAACAGTGTCCAAAAGAATAGAAGTTCTTGTAATCCTAGCACTTTCCaattaaatgagtttttaataaagaaaaaaactttggcaaatagaaaacaaataaaatatgtgacatatataaagaataaaatataaattggaTTGGGTTTAGTATGCATGAATGGTATTTGTAAATGTAaagaaaaatatgtataatatgtGGCATATGTATATAGAAGTAGaactttaaataaaagaaaactttGCCAAATGGcaaaaaacaaacatattatCTGATAAGCATGGAACAAAAAATCCCAAAAGAACAGGAACTAGTAATTGTAAGTTGCCGTTTGTATTTTGTGACACGTTTTAAATAAACGAGCTTTTAAATGAAAACGTTGCCAAATGTCAAAAAAATGTACTAGTGTAATATATGAgcatttataaagaaaattgtCATTCCCCATATCGGATACTTATGGAAAAATCTAATCAATAAAATACAGCATGATCTTCTAAGATTAGATATATACactattttgatataaattaacaactcaaatattataaaattatttcaacaAGTATGGAAACTCATAATATATTATACTCCGGTCCTAGTATATGTATACTAGGGCCGGTCAGCCCTACGGACGGGAAGTTATAATAAAagtgattttataataatttatgaagtaatttaaaattatgatagattaaaaaatataataaacgaACAAATAATGAAAGACTTAtggaatcattataattattttttttgttttgaattataatgACTGTAAATTTTACTATTCTCTGATaaataacattatatttttaatatttattttaattcaaaatttttgttttataatatttttaattaaactaacTTATTTAAGGTGTTTTTTTTGCGAAtaagactcaaaacttgaagtcatTCCTAAAattattcatgtttttttttgtgatgtaATTGTACATTccctttgtatatatattttataaaattttgttaagagAAGCATATAATAAGATTTatgagttttgaaaattttagggtGTCGAAtgattatttatgttaagattaGTTATATTTGAGTTAAAATGTTTTAACAAGGGGGTTCATTGAATGATTTAATGTGATAGTCAATGAGGAAGCATGAATCCAACCGACTTCCAAAACGGTTCCAAAATTCAACCAAAGGTAGAAGAAGTGGAATCAAACAGCCAAATACGACGCCTTCCAACTGACCTTGATCGGAATTCAGCGTAGCCGGTGCAGCAAATCTTCATTGGCCGTAGGTTTGAACCGGAGTTGTTAAAACGCAGCAGATCTTTCTTTCGTTCGTCGACATTAtttttggagaggaagccgtctcATGTGGGACCCCCTCATGTGTTACCTTACAGCCTAGAAACCCAATTATGTTAAGTCCAAAACACTGatctgaaatatttattaacaaaaagagaaaaagccCATTAATAATTGTGATTAAGTGAAACGGTGAGTATCATCCAACCCGGACACGTGTCGGCCTGTCAAGAACCGACTTTATGAAGTGGCAAAGCAGGAGTGAGAcgaacatatttatatatatatatatatatatgtttatatattatattttagtcaaTACAATTTTAATTCTAATAAACTACAAACTAAAGTCTAGAGCCGAGATAGAAATTAAATTAGTATAAAGTTAGATTGACTTAGAAACATAATGAAAAGAGGACATGTATATAAAGAAAGGATCAAAGCCGAGATGGACATCCACAAACATACACATTCGGTAAAAGAAATAGGGTTTACATTATTCTCTTTCTTCATCTTTTCACACAAACTCGATCAAATCTCCTTGTAATCATTTGTTGATCTAATTCAATAAACTTCTTTCAAATAGCTCACCATCAAATTCGTTCATACTTCCATTACGCGCAAAATTCGATTAAACAATTGGTATTGTCTGTGGAGAATTAGAAAGCAGCGCCAAGAAAAGATCAGAAAGACCATCAACAATATCTGTCACATATACAAATCCGCAAGCTGCAAACGTCACACCCATGATGCAAATAATGAAAAACATAATAGATCCTATCACTCGACAAAACGAGGCTAACAAAATAACCAATAAGGGTCTCGCTGAAATAACTGCCATCATCACGATACTAGCCGCCGATGACAAGCATCCCACAACAGCAAGAAGGCATATCTTTTGTACTGAAAACATACGGCTTAAGGAGCTGATCAAGAAACAACCCCATAAGTAGCCGATCGAGAAACAACCCCAAAATTCGTCGACCTGCAGAGTTGGATGCATGATATCAACTCAAAGATCCATAAAGTAACGAGTTCGACTCCTGAGATCAAACACGTTCACAAAGATGATTACCAAC
The Brassica napus cultivar Da-Ae chromosome A1, Da-Ae, whole genome shotgun sequence DNA segment above includes these coding regions:
- the LOC106363254 gene encoding cytosolic sulfotransferase 18-like — encoded protein: MASKALTDATLVNHQDETERESSEFEKNQKRYQDLIASFPHANGWRPKATLIQYGGHWIVQPLLEGWLHAQDFFQARPIDFFVCSYPKSGTTWLKALAFAIANRSCSDHSSNPLLKSNPHDLVHFIEGELSLVPQVDDVANDNGNTLFSTHIPYGLLPESILKSGCKMVYIWRDPKDTFVSMWNFFQKERSDNGPLNTLEESFDKLCQGLSLYGPYLDHVMSYWNAYQENPDQILFLKYETIRADTLPYVKRLAEFMGYGFTAEEEKKGVVEEVVNLCSFETLKNLEANKGEKDREGTEGRECWDKLEVSLSFKLS